A window of Bradyrhizobium sp. AZCC 1610 contains these coding sequences:
- a CDS encoding M81 family metallopeptidase produces the protein MTRIAVGAFLHETNTFAPTKATYDDFVHGGGWPSMAHGADVLKVMRDINVGLAGFVEAAEANGWELVPTISAAASPSAHVTRDAFERVMREMIDGIAAAGPIDAVYLDLHGAMVTEHYDDGEGETLARLRQVIGKDLPLVASLDLHANVSPEMMEHADALIAYRTYPHIDMADTGRACARHLALMLKTKERFAKAFRQLPFLIPISWQCTDDQPTKGIYQKLAALESDAVPTLSFAPGFPAADFRDCGPSVFAYGLTQADADAAADKLAALVESHEDDFDGRIYSPDDGVRLAMELAKSATRPIVIADTQDNPGAGGDSDTTGMLRALVRNKASGATGVINDPESARAAHAAGLGATVTLDIGGKSGIPGDAPYRETFVVEKLSDGKFVATGPYYRGRDMDMGPSACLRIGDIRVVVGSYKAQLADQSMYRYVGIEPTEQKILVNKSSVHFRADFEPIAEKLLICAAPGAMPADTAALPWTRLRPGIRIKPNGAAFTPPAQLRSTASVTG, from the coding sequence ATGACCCGCATCGCCGTTGGCGCCTTTCTGCACGAGACCAACACCTTCGCGCCGACCAAGGCGACCTACGACGATTTCGTCCATGGCGGCGGCTGGCCGTCGATGGCGCATGGCGCCGATGTCCTCAAGGTCATGCGCGACATCAATGTCGGCCTCGCCGGCTTCGTCGAGGCGGCTGAAGCCAATGGCTGGGAGCTGGTCCCGACGATCTCGGCTGCCGCCAGCCCATCGGCGCATGTCACCAGGGATGCCTTCGAACGCGTCATGAGGGAGATGATCGACGGCATCGCTGCAGCCGGACCGATCGATGCCGTCTATCTCGATCTGCATGGCGCCATGGTGACCGAACATTACGACGATGGCGAAGGCGAAACCCTTGCCCGCCTGCGCCAGGTGATCGGCAAGGACCTGCCGCTGGTCGCAAGCCTCGACCTCCATGCCAACGTCTCGCCCGAGATGATGGAGCATGCGGATGCCCTCATTGCCTACCGCACCTACCCTCACATCGACATGGCCGACACCGGCCGCGCCTGTGCAAGACACCTCGCGCTGATGCTGAAGACGAAGGAGCGCTTTGCAAAGGCGTTCCGGCAATTACCGTTCCTGATCCCGATCTCCTGGCAATGCACCGACGACCAGCCGACCAAGGGCATTTATCAGAAGCTAGCGGCGCTCGAGAGCGACGCGGTGCCGACACTGTCCTTTGCGCCGGGCTTTCCGGCCGCGGATTTCCGGGATTGCGGGCCGAGCGTGTTCGCTTATGGCCTGACGCAGGCCGACGCCGACGCTGCTGCCGACAAACTGGCGGCGCTCGTCGAGAGCCACGAGGACGATTTCGACGGCCGCATCTATTCACCCGACGATGGCGTTCGCCTTGCGATGGAGCTCGCGAAATCGGCGACGAGGCCGATCGTCATTGCCGACACCCAGGACAATCCCGGCGCCGGCGGCGATTCCGATACCACGGGAATGCTGCGCGCGCTGGTGCGCAACAAGGCGTCCGGCGCCACCGGCGTGATCAACGATCCGGAGTCGGCCAGGGCCGCGCACGCGGCAGGCCTCGGCGCCACGGTTACGCTGGATATCGGCGGCAAGTCCGGCATTCCAGGCGACGCGCCCTACAGGGAAACCTTTGTCGTCGAGAAACTGTCCGATGGCAAATTCGTAGCGACCGGCCCCTATTACCGCGGACGCGACATGGATATGGGGCCGTCCGCCTGCCTGCGCATCGGTGATATCAGAGTGGTCGTCGGCTCCTACAAGGCGCAGCTCGCGGACCAGTCGATGTACCGCTATGTCGGCATCGAGCCGACCGAACAGAAAATCCTGGTCAACAAGAGCTCGGTGCATTTCCGCGCCGATTTCGAGCCGATCGCCGAAAAACTGCTGATCTGCGCCGCGCCCGGCGCGATGCCGGCCGATACGGCGGCGCTGCCCTGGACGCGGCTGCGTCCGGGCATCCGCATCAAGCCGAACGGCGCCGCCTTCACCCCGCCCGCCCAGTTACGCTCAACAGCTTCAGTCACGGGATAA
- a CDS encoding M20 aminoacylase family protein, which yields MPTIDRIDGYAEELTAIRRDLHAHPEIGFEEVRTSGIVAEKLKGWGIEVHRGLGGTGVIGVLKGKGNGGKRIGLRADMDALPMEENTNLKWRSTIPGRFHGCGHDGHTTMLLGTARYLAETKNFDGTVHFIFQPAEEGLGGARAMIKDGLFQKFPCDEVYGLHNAPDLNHGEIAILPGPAMAGADFFDINIQGYGAHGAMPERSKDAVVIATTLAQALQTIVSRNVDPLKAAVLSITQIHSGSAYNVIPGDAKLCGTVRAFDDGVRALIRERMRAISAGIAATFQCEISVDIRDGFSVLVNEEEQCRVVEAVAKTVVDPAKVFTRATPKMGSEDFADMMQVVPGAYFWIGHDGSVPVHNPGYVLDDKILPIGASMFARIIETRLPVGPHA from the coding sequence ATGCCCACCATCGACCGCATCGACGGCTATGCCGAGGAACTCACCGCCATCAGGCGCGATCTGCATGCCCATCCCGAGATCGGCTTCGAGGAAGTGCGTACCTCCGGCATCGTCGCGGAGAAGCTGAAGGGATGGGGCATCGAGGTGCATCGCGGCCTCGGCGGCACCGGCGTGATCGGCGTGCTCAAGGGCAAGGGCAATGGCGGCAAGCGCATCGGCCTGCGTGCCGACATGGACGCGCTGCCGATGGAAGAGAACACCAACCTGAAATGGCGCTCGACGATCCCCGGCCGCTTCCACGGCTGCGGCCATGACGGCCACACCACCATGCTGCTCGGCACCGCGCGCTATCTGGCCGAGACCAAAAATTTCGACGGCACCGTGCATTTCATCTTCCAGCCCGCCGAGGAAGGCCTCGGCGGCGCCCGCGCCATGATCAAGGACGGCCTGTTCCAGAAATTTCCCTGCGACGAGGTTTACGGCCTGCACAACGCGCCGGACCTGAACCACGGCGAAATCGCGATCCTCCCCGGACCTGCGATGGCCGGCGCAGATTTCTTCGACATCAACATCCAGGGCTACGGCGCGCATGGCGCGATGCCGGAGCGGTCCAAGGATGCGGTCGTGATTGCAACCACGCTGGCGCAGGCGCTGCAAACGATCGTCAGCCGCAACGTCGATCCCTTGAAGGCGGCGGTGCTGTCGATCACCCAGATTCATTCCGGCTCCGCCTATAATGTAATCCCCGGCGACGCCAAGCTGTGCGGCACGGTGCGCGCGTTCGACGATGGCGTGCGCGCGCTGATCCGTGAACGCATGCGCGCGATCAGCGCCGGCATTGCCGCGACCTTCCAGTGCGAAATATCCGTCGATATCCGCGATGGTTTCAGCGTGTTGGTCAACGAGGAGGAACAGTGCAGGGTGGTCGAGGCCGTGGCGAAGACCGTGGTCGATCCGGCCAAGGTGTTCACGCGGGCAACGCCGAAGATGGGCAGCGAGGATTTCGCCGACATGATGCAGGTCGTGCCCGGCGCCTACTTCTGGATCGGCCATGACGGCTCGGTGCCGGTGCACAATCCCGGCTACGTCCTCGACGACAAGATCCTGCCGATCGGCGCCAGCATGTTCGCCCGCATCATCGAAACCCGTCTCCCGGTAGGTCCGCATGCATAA
- a CDS encoding amidase produces MHKPSAEEEITSLHDLSAVDLIAGYRAKQFSPSEVLEEVIEHVAVWEPHIRALYLFDPDGARAAAKASTDRWQRDEPAGALDGVPVTIKDNIATKGQPIPLGAASVRLVPAEKDAPPAARLRESGAIIFSKTTMPDYGMLSSGLSSFHPLTRNPWDLAKNPGGSSAGAGAAGAAGYGPLHLGTDIGGSVRLPASWCGLVALKPSFGRVPVDPPYVGRVAGPMTRTVDDAALMMCVLAKPDRRDGMSLPADSSIHWKTLDKSPRKLRIGLMLDPGTGQALESEVRSVAINAAKAFESAGAAITEVGGILTREMLDGLDNFWRARMWDDLSKLSPEERAKTLPYIHRWAEAGAKLSGVDVIRGFNATMAIRAAAAKLFHDLDYVISPVSPVVNFPAEFAAPINDPDKPFEHIAYTVPWNMSENPAISINGGYDEKGFPIGVQIIGRRFDDLGVLGMAKAFEGLRGPQRPWPSPPK; encoded by the coding sequence ATGCATAAACCAAGCGCCGAAGAAGAGATCACCTCGCTGCATGACCTTTCCGCCGTCGACCTGATCGCCGGCTATCGCGCCAAGCAGTTCTCGCCATCGGAAGTGCTGGAGGAAGTGATTGAGCATGTCGCGGTGTGGGAGCCACACATCAGGGCGCTCTATTTGTTCGATCCCGACGGCGCGCGCGCTGCCGCGAAGGCTTCGACCGATCGCTGGCAAAGGGACGAGCCCGCAGGCGCGCTCGACGGCGTGCCTGTTACCATCAAGGACAATATCGCGACCAAGGGCCAGCCGATCCCGCTCGGCGCCGCCAGTGTCAGGCTGGTACCGGCAGAGAAGGATGCGCCGCCCGCCGCGCGGTTGCGCGAATCCGGCGCGATCATCTTCTCCAAGACCACGATGCCTGATTACGGCATGCTGTCGTCGGGCCTCTCCAGTTTCCATCCCCTCACCCGCAATCCCTGGGACCTGGCCAAGAATCCCGGTGGCTCCTCCGCCGGCGCCGGCGCGGCGGGCGCCGCCGGCTACGGCCCGCTGCATCTCGGCACCGACATCGGCGGCTCGGTGCGGCTGCCGGCCTCGTGGTGCGGGCTGGTCGCGCTGAAGCCGAGTTTTGGGCGCGTTCCGGTCGATCCGCCCTATGTCGGCCGCGTCGCCGGACCGATGACCCGCACCGTCGACGACGCGGCGCTGATGATGTGCGTGTTGGCGAAGCCGGATCGCCGCGACGGCATGAGCCTGCCGGCGGACAGCAGCATTCACTGGAAGACACTCGATAAGTCGCCGCGCAAGCTGCGCATCGGCCTGATGCTCGATCCCGGCACCGGCCAGGCGCTGGAAAGCGAAGTGCGAAGCGTTGCCATCAACGCCGCCAAGGCGTTTGAGTCCGCAGGCGCCGCGATTACGGAAGTCGGCGGTATCCTGACGCGCGAGATGCTCGACGGGCTGGACAATTTCTGGCGCGCGCGGATGTGGGACGATCTGTCAAAACTATCGCCCGAGGAGCGCGCCAAGACACTGCCCTACATCCATAGATGGGCAGAAGCGGGCGCGAAACTTTCCGGCGTCGATGTCATCAGGGGATTCAACGCGACGATGGCGATCCGCGCCGCTGCCGCAAAGCTGTTCCACGACCTCGACTACGTAATTTCGCCGGTGTCGCCGGTGGTGAACTTCCCCGCCGAATTCGCCGCCCCGATCAACGATCCGGACAAGCCGTTCGAGCACATCGCCTATACCGTGCCGTGGAACATGTCTGAAAATCCCGCGATCTCGATCAATGGCGGCTATGACGAAAAGGGTTTCCCGATCGGCGTGCAGATCATCGGCCGCCGCTTCGACGATCTCGGCGTGCTCGGCATGGCCAAGGCGTTCGAAGGCCTGCGCGGCCCGCAGCGGCCGTGGCCGTCGCCGCCGAAGTAG
- a CDS encoding crotonase/enoyl-CoA hydratase family protein, whose translation MAYETIKYEVDDQILTITLNRPDKLNAFNGAMQQELIDAFDAADKDDNVRAIIVTGAGRGFCAGADLSSGANTFDRDARRGPVKRLASGAVDYSDPMVRDGGGQVTLRIFKCLKPVIAAVNGPAVGIGVTMQLAMDIRIASEAARFGFVFSQRGIVPEAASSWFLPRIVGISQALEWCYSGRVFPAQEALAGRLVSKVVPPDDLLPTARALAREFAAKTAPVSVALIRQMMWRMMGADDPMEAHKVDSRGIYTRGRSDDVKEGVVSFLEKRPAQFKNKVSSDMPDYFPWWTEREYK comes from the coding sequence ATGGCGTATGAGACCATCAAGTACGAGGTCGACGATCAAATTCTCACCATCACGCTGAACCGGCCCGACAAGCTCAACGCCTTCAACGGCGCCATGCAGCAGGAGCTGATCGACGCCTTCGACGCCGCCGACAAGGACGACAATGTCCGCGCCATCATCGTGACAGGCGCGGGCCGTGGCTTCTGCGCCGGCGCAGACCTTTCCTCCGGCGCCAACACCTTCGACCGCGACGCGCGGCGCGGGCCAGTGAAGCGGCTTGCCAGCGGCGCCGTTGACTACAGCGATCCGATGGTGCGCGACGGCGGCGGCCAGGTGACGCTGCGGATCTTCAAGTGCCTAAAACCCGTGATCGCCGCGGTGAACGGGCCGGCGGTCGGCATCGGCGTCACCATGCAGCTTGCGATGGACATCCGCATTGCCAGCGAAGCGGCACGCTTCGGCTTCGTATTTTCCCAGCGCGGCATCGTGCCCGAAGCCGCTTCGAGCTGGTTCCTGCCGCGTATCGTCGGCATCTCACAGGCGCTGGAGTGGTGCTACTCGGGCCGCGTCTTCCCGGCGCAGGAGGCGCTCGCCGGCCGCCTCGTCAGCAAGGTGGTGCCGCCGGACGATTTGCTGCCGACCGCACGCGCGCTCGCCAGGGAATTCGCCGCCAAGACCGCGCCGGTGTCGGTGGCGCTGATCCGGCAGATGATGTGGCGCATGATGGGCGCCGACGATCCAATGGAAGCCCACAAGGTCGACAGCCGCGGCATCTACACCCGCGGGCGAAGCGACGACGTCAAGGAAGGCGTGGTGTCGTTTTTGGAAAAGCGCCCGGCGCAGTTCAAGAACAAGGTATCGAGTGATATGCCGGATTATTTCCCGTGGTGGACGGAGCGGGAGTATAAGTGA
- a CDS encoding esterase/lipase family protein → MSGRPASANATQDGVVLLHGISRTARSFRRMQAALEDCGFATLNLDYASRRKALEALAEDIHPSIQRFADGIDGSVHFVCHSMGGLLARVYTARYRPTRLGRVVMLGTPNSGSEIADRLRHFRPYRAFFGPAGQQLGTQRNEAVNALFPPVDYPVGIIAGNRSIYPITSALLPKPYDGRVSVANTKLDGMADHVVIAASHPWLVRNSVAIAQTIAFVRDGRFNSSAVITREGG, encoded by the coding sequence GTGAGCGGCCGGCCCGCATCGGCCAACGCGACGCAAGACGGCGTCGTCCTGCTGCATGGTATCAGCAGGACGGCGCGATCGTTTCGAAGGATGCAGGCGGCGCTGGAAGACTGTGGCTTCGCGACGCTCAATCTGGACTATGCGAGCCGCCGGAAGGCGCTGGAAGCGCTGGCGGAGGACATTCATCCCTCCATCCAGCGTTTTGCGGATGGCATCGATGGTTCTGTCCATTTCGTCTGCCATTCCATGGGCGGCTTGCTGGCGCGGGTCTACACTGCCAGATATCGGCCAACACGCCTCGGCCGCGTCGTGATGCTCGGCACCCCGAACAGCGGCAGCGAAATCGCCGACCGGCTCAGGCATTTCAGGCCTTACCGCGCTTTTTTCGGACCAGCCGGACAGCAACTCGGCACGCAGCGGAATGAAGCGGTCAACGCGCTGTTTCCGCCGGTCGATTATCCGGTCGGCATCATCGCCGGAAACCGGTCGATCTATCCGATCACATCGGCACTTTTGCCGAAGCCGTATGACGGACGGGTGTCGGTTGCGAACACCAAACTCGATGGGATGGCGGATCATGTGGTGATCGCGGCGTCGCATCCGTGGCTGGTGCGGAATTCAGTTGCGATCGCGCAGACGATTGCGTTCGTGCGGGATGGGAGATTTAACTCCTCCGCCGTCATCACCCGCGAAGGCGGGTGA
- a CDS encoding NADPH:quinone oxidoreductase family protein has product MPKAVVCRELGPPESLRLETFDAAPLAAGQVRIAIRAAGINFPDILMAAGEYQLKPPLPFTPGVEAAGDVVEVNAAEGVAVGDRVIVRMRHGAYCDEAVASPSQLVKLPSTFDYAEGATFLAGHGTAYHALIDRGWLEPGEVLLVHGAGGGVGLAAVEIGKMLGATVIATASSDEKLAIAKARGADHLIRYDREPFRDAVKRITGGQGADVVFDPVGGEVFENSMRCINWGARLLVIGFTGGIGLAKTNLLMIKGASVLGVRAGEAVRRNPALGEVRIKALTEWAEAGKIRPNVSHRLPLEDYAKAMRLLIERKAIGRVALTMG; this is encoded by the coding sequence ATGCCGAAAGCCGTCGTCTGCCGCGAGCTTGGGCCGCCCGAAAGCCTGCGCCTGGAAACGTTTGACGCAGCACCCCTGGCCGCCGGGCAGGTGCGCATCGCCATCCGCGCCGCCGGAATCAATTTCCCCGATATTTTGATGGCAGCGGGCGAGTATCAGCTCAAGCCGCCATTGCCGTTTACGCCGGGTGTCGAAGCCGCCGGCGATGTCGTCGAGGTCAACGCGGCCGAGGGCGTCGCTGTTGGTGACCGCGTGATCGTCAGGATGCGCCACGGTGCCTATTGCGATGAAGCCGTCGCCTCGCCCTCGCAGCTCGTAAAACTGCCGTCGACGTTCGACTATGCCGAGGGCGCGACGTTTCTGGCCGGCCACGGCACGGCCTATCACGCGTTGATCGACCGCGGCTGGCTTGAACCCGGCGAGGTTCTTCTGGTGCATGGCGCGGGCGGGGGTGTCGGGCTCGCCGCCGTCGAGATCGGGAAGATGCTGGGCGCGACCGTGATCGCCACCGCCTCGAGCGATGAGAAGCTGGCAATTGCGAAGGCGAGGGGCGCCGATCATCTCATCCGCTACGATCGCGAACCGTTCCGCGACGCCGTGAAGCGCATCACCGGCGGGCAGGGCGCGGACGTGGTGTTCGATCCCGTCGGCGGCGAGGTGTTCGAGAACTCAATGCGCTGCATCAACTGGGGCGCAAGGCTGCTGGTCATCGGCTTCACCGGCGGCATCGGGCTCGCCAAGACCAACCTCCTGATGATCAAGGGCGCGAGCGTGCTCGGGGTGCGCGCCGGCGAAGCGGTGCGGCGAAATCCCGCGCTCGGCGAGGTCAGGATCAAGGCGCTCACGGAATGGGCGGAAGCCGGAAAAATCCGCCCCAACGTCTCGCACCGCCTGCCGCTGGAAGATTACGCGAAGGCGATGCGGCTGCTGATCGAGCGCAAGGCAATCGGTCGGGTGGCGCTGACGATGGGGTAG
- a CDS encoding 2-hydroxychromene-2-carboxylate isomerase: MLEFFFDCSSPWTYLAFHNIQPLAKELGVEINWRPILVGGIFNTVNPSVYAQRETPVPLKARYMKKDLADWARSAGLAIKMPPTVFPVNSVKAMRGCIWLGQEMVPFATAVFEAYWGGDKDISQDSVLTEICKKAGVDHVKFFEGISQQAVKDQLKANTDEVMARGGFGSPTIFIDKTDMYFGNDRMPLIREALERHKERAA; the protein is encoded by the coding sequence ATGCTCGAATTCTTCTTCGACTGCTCCAGTCCCTGGACCTATCTCGCCTTTCACAACATCCAGCCGCTCGCCAAAGAGCTCGGCGTTGAGATCAATTGGCGGCCGATCCTGGTCGGCGGCATCTTCAATACCGTCAATCCGAGCGTTTACGCGCAGCGCGAGACGCCGGTGCCGTTGAAGGCGCGCTACATGAAGAAGGATCTCGCCGACTGGGCGCGCTCCGCTGGACTCGCCATCAAGATGCCGCCGACGGTGTTTCCGGTGAACAGCGTGAAAGCGATGCGCGGCTGCATCTGGCTAGGCCAGGAGATGGTGCCGTTCGCCACCGCGGTGTTCGAGGCCTATTGGGGTGGCGACAAGGACATCTCGCAGGATTCGGTGCTGACGGAGATCTGCAAGAAGGCCGGCGTCGACCATGTCAAATTCTTCGAGGGCATCAGCCAGCAGGCGGTCAAGGACCAGCTCAAGGCCAACACGGATGAGGTGATGGCGCGCGGCGGTTTTGGTTCGCCGACCATCTTTATCGACAAGACCGACATGTATTTCGGCAACGACCGGATGCCGCTGATCCGCGAGGCGCTGGAGCGCCACAAGGAGCGCGCCGCCTGA
- a CDS encoding glutathione S-transferase N-terminal domain-containing protein produces the protein MIDLHYAPTPNGWKISIMLEELGLPYQVIPVNIRAGEQFRPEFLAISPNSRIPAIVDRAPGDGGEPIPVFETGAILIYLADKTGRFLPKETRARSRVMEWLMWQMSGLGPMLGQHGHFALYAAEKIPYAIERYRDEAARLYRVLDTQLGKTGAYVAGDYSIADIACFPWTMTHKAQGFTLHDYPNVKRWYAEVRARPQVQAGLAIGKFVKEPFDEEARRNMFGARAKELAEKR, from the coding sequence ATGATCGACCTGCATTACGCGCCGACGCCCAACGGCTGGAAAATTTCGATCATGCTGGAGGAACTCGGGCTTCCGTATCAGGTCATTCCGGTCAACATCCGGGCCGGCGAGCAGTTCAGGCCGGAATTTTTGGCGATCAGCCCGAATAGCCGCATTCCGGCCATCGTCGACCGCGCACCTGGCGATGGCGGCGAGCCGATCCCGGTGTTTGAGACCGGGGCGATCCTGATCTACCTCGCCGACAAGACCGGGCGTTTTCTGCCGAAGGAAACGCGGGCCCGCTCCCGCGTCATGGAATGGCTGATGTGGCAGATGAGTGGGCTGGGGCCCATGCTCGGCCAGCACGGCCATTTCGCGCTCTATGCGGCGGAAAAAATCCCGTACGCAATCGAGCGCTACCGTGACGAGGCGGCGAGGCTCTACCGCGTGCTCGATACGCAGCTTGGCAAGACCGGCGCCTATGTCGCTGGCGATTATTCGATTGCCGACATCGCCTGCTTTCCCTGGACCATGACCCACAAGGCGCAGGGCTTTACGCTCCACGATTATCCGAACGTCAAGCGCTGGTACGCCGAAGTCCGCGCGCGGCCGCAGGTGCAGGCAGGGTTGGCGATCGGCAAGTTCGTGAAGGAGCCGTTCGACGAGGAAGCGCGGCGGAATATGTTCGGCGCGCGTGCGAAGGAGCTGGCGGAGAAAAGATAA
- a CDS encoding methionine synthase, whose amino-acid sequence MLFPTTIAGSLPKPEWLAEPNTLWAPWKSKGDELARAKRDATMLAVKLQEDAGVDIVTEGEQARQHFVHGFLEKVEGIDFAHKVEMGIRKDRYKAMVPQVIAPLTLKGRVHADEARVARTHTTRKLKFTLPGPMTIADTVADKYYGDKVKMAFAFAELLNNEAKALQADGVDVIQFDEPAFNVFMDEVSDWGIKALERAAEGLTCTTAVHICYGYGIKANTDWKQTLGSEWRQYEDIFPAIAKSPIQQVAIECRNSKVPLDLLALLPGKVVQAGVIDVASDSVETAEDVVKVIEAVSKFVPLSNIVATTNCGMAPMRRDIAEAKLAALGAGAKLARQKLG is encoded by the coding sequence ATGCTGTTTCCAACCACGATCGCAGGCTCGCTGCCGAAGCCGGAATGGCTGGCCGAGCCGAACACGCTCTGGGCCCCCTGGAAATCGAAAGGCGACGAGCTCGCCCGCGCCAAGCGCGACGCCACCATGCTGGCGGTGAAGCTGCAGGAGGATGCCGGCGTCGACATCGTCACCGAGGGCGAACAGGCCCGCCAGCATTTCGTCCATGGTTTTCTGGAGAAGGTCGAGGGCATCGATTTCGCCCACAAGGTCGAGATGGGCATCCGGAAAGACCGCTACAAGGCGATGGTGCCGCAAGTGATCGCGCCGCTGACGCTGAAGGGCCGCGTCCATGCCGATGAAGCCCGCGTCGCCCGCACCCACACCACCCGCAAGCTGAAATTCACCCTGCCCGGCCCGATGACCATCGCCGACACCGTCGCCGACAAATATTACGGCGACAAGGTCAAGATGGCGTTCGCCTTTGCGGAACTGCTCAACAACGAGGCCAAGGCGCTGCAGGCCGACGGCGTCGATGTGATCCAGTTCGACGAACCTGCCTTCAACGTCTTCATGGACGAGGTCTCCGACTGGGGCATCAAGGCGCTGGAGCGCGCCGCCGAAGGCCTGACCTGCACCACCGCCGTCCACATCTGCTACGGCTACGGCATCAAGGCCAATACCGACTGGAAGCAGACGCTGGGCAGCGAGTGGCGGCAATACGAGGATATTTTCCCGGCGATCGCCAAAAGCCCGATCCAGCAGGTCGCGATCGAGTGCCGCAATTCAAAGGTGCCGCTGGATCTGCTGGCGCTGCTCCCGGGCAAGGTCGTCCAGGCCGGCGTGATCGATGTTGCCAGCGATTCGGTGGAGACCGCCGAGGATGTCGTGAAGGTGATCGAGGCAGTGTCGAAATTCGTGCCGCTTAGCAACATCGTCGCGACCACCAATTGCGGCATGGCGCCGATGCGGCGGGATATCGCGGAGGCGAAGCTGGCGGCGCTGGGTGCGGGGGCGAAGCTGGCAAGGCAGAAGTTGGGTTGA
- the gpt gene encoding xanthine phosphoribosyltransferase yields MTEREKATPPPEKAFPVSWDQFHRDCRALTWRLNEVGPFHAIIAITRGGLVPAAIVARELGIRIIDTVCIASYDHTRQGDLQALKGVSAEVARLGGGTGKGLLIVDDLVDTGKTGRLVRSMMPDAHFAAVYAKPQGKPLVDTFITEVSQDTWIHFPWDTALSFQPPIRP; encoded by the coding sequence GTGACGGAGCGCGAAAAAGCCACCCCGCCGCCGGAGAAGGCCTTTCCGGTCTCCTGGGACCAGTTTCACCGGGATTGCCGGGCGCTGACCTGGCGGCTCAACGAGGTCGGGCCGTTTCATGCCATCATCGCGATTACCCGCGGTGGGCTGGTGCCGGCGGCCATCGTGGCGCGCGAACTCGGCATTCGCATCATCGATACCGTCTGCATTGCCAGCTACGACCACACCAGGCAGGGCGACCTGCAGGCTCTTAAGGGCGTTTCGGCCGAAGTGGCAAGACTCGGCGGCGGCACCGGCAAGGGGCTGTTGATCGTCGACGATCTCGTCGACACCGGCAAGACCGGGCGGCTGGTGCGCTCGATGATGCCGGACGCGCATTTTGCAGCCGTCTATGCCAAGCCGCAGGGCAAGCCGCTGGTTGACACGTTCATTACCGAAGTGTCGCAGGATACCTGGATCCACTTTCCCTGGGATACTGCGCTGTCGTTCCAGCCGCCGATCCGTCCGTGA
- a CDS encoding GNAT family N-acetyltransferase, translating into MATTRPITPRDLDLVCRHREAMFRESNAPGRTEDVLKAMTAAFRVWAEPRLKDGSYFGYIVEDAGASVAGIGLMVINWPPHPSHPLEDKRGYVLNVFTEPSHRRRGLGSMLMELGEAELRKRGVSFCILHATRMGKPLYERMGWTGTSEIAKILLSGEQK; encoded by the coding sequence ATGGCGACAACGAGGCCCATCACACCGCGGGATCTGGATCTGGTCTGCCGACATCGCGAGGCAATGTTTCGCGAATCGAATGCGCCGGGCAGAACCGAGGACGTCCTGAAGGCCATGACGGCGGCTTTCAGGGTTTGGGCCGAACCGCGTCTGAAGGATGGAAGCTACTTCGGCTATATCGTAGAGGACGCGGGCGCGTCGGTTGCTGGCATCGGATTGATGGTTATCAATTGGCCGCCACATCCGTCGCATCCGCTGGAGGACAAGCGCGGCTATGTCCTCAACGTCTTCACCGAGCCTTCGCACCGGCGGCGGGGACTGGGAAGCATGCTGATGGAATTGGGAGAGGCCGAACTCCGGAAGCGCGGTGTGTCCTTTTGCATACTTCACGCGACACGCATGGGAAAGCCGCTCTACGAACGGATGGGATGGACAGGAACAAGCGAGATAGCAAAGATACTATTGTCAGGAGAACAAAAGTGA